Part of the Candidatus Thermoplasmatota archaeon genome is shown below.
CGTATATCCTTTACGGATAATGAAAAGTTCATTCTATCATCCCATCCACTGACGAAAAAGTGGATGAAGATTTAATAATGTCGCAAAGCTTGTAAATCATACAAAAAAAGTTAATGTGACATTGTCAAGATCACCAGTAATAAAATGGTGTATAAGGAGGAAAAACAAGATGTCAATAAAAAAAGAATTGTTAAACGAGTTAACTGAAAGTCAGCTTAAAGAGCTTGCAGAAAACAAGGGAATAAAAATTAATTTAAGTGAAAGGAAAAAGAGGTACTATGCTGATTGGAATGAAAAAGACAAGTTAGCTGACATAATGAATGATATAGAGGATCTCACAGTTAAGGATATAGAAGAGTTCATAAGATTACAGAAGAACCTATGAATTTTTTAATAAAAAAATGAAAGCTCTTAATAACCATTATGTGATTATTTTATATTATATGGGGAGTTTAATTGATTACGCTAAACTTGTTAGACCCTATGGTTTGTTGTTTTTAGGTTTAACCCCATTTTTCGGGGCTGTCTGCAATGGGGAAAACAGTTCTACCCGTTTGTTTCTATTGGTATTAACTGGTTTTTTAATCCATGTGTTTACTTTCGTACAGAATGATTATTTTGACTTAGAAGTTGACAAAAAATCAGCCTATGTATCTGATAGACCACTTGTCACCGGCAAAATAAAAAAAGAAACAGCCTTGTATATAGTTATTTTTTCTTTTATTTTATCCATTATTATTAACACATTATTTATGTTTACTCTTATATCTTTTATAATGTTACTAGTATCTTTTTTCTTAATCACCCTATACAATATGTATAGTAAACGTGTAGCTTGTATGGAATATATTCTTGCTATAGGTGTTTTTACAACAGGTTTATTTGGCGCTTACAGTGCTTCTAATGAAGTATCAGGTTTAGCAATCATTATTAGTCTCGTTAATATGATGCAATGGGTTTTTAGCGTTGGTGTTTTCGCGAACCTAAAAGACGTAAAATATGATACAAAAATAGGTGTTATGACTATCCCTACTCTTTTTGGGGTTAAAGTAATAGACGACGAGTTTAGTATCCCGTTTTTATTTGTTGGATATGCTTTTTTCATCAAAACACTGCATATACTTGTTGCTTTCCTACCTTTTTTATTGATGTACACCGAGATATTTGTTTTTGATATGCCAATACCTTTTTTGGTTTTTATCTTTCTCTCAACCGTAATTTTGTATCTCTTGGCAAAAATCTTCTCTACTCCTCTATCTCAAAGGGATAGAATGCTGGTTTATGAGGGATTACAAGAAGGACTATCATTACTGCTAATACCAATGGTTCTCATGAGCTATCTATTTAAAAATATAGGTATAGCACAGACGCTTTTGATAATAACAGTTATAATCATCTGGCCATTGTCTTCCCTCAGAATTGTTTTTGGAAAAAAACTGATACCCCTAGAATAAAAAATTCTTTACCTACTATTGGTAACAGAAACGCGTTTACAATAATTTTTTATTGGGCATCTGCTACAAAACGGCGAAACTGGGACACATATGGTTTGCCCAAATGTGACAAACAAATGATTGAAATCATCCCAATATTCGCTTGGCAATATCTGTCTTAGTTTTAACTCTGTTTCTTCAGGTGTTTTTGTTTTAATCCAACCCAAACGATTTGGTATACGATGACAGTGCGTATCAATTGGTAGGTAACCCTGTTTTTTATGACCATAAACCATCACTATGCTAGCAGTTTTTCTACCGACACCTTTTAACTTTAGTAGTTCATAAAAATCATCTGGAACTTTTCCATTGCATTTCTCTATAAGTGTTTTTGAAATACCTCTTATTCTCTTTGCTTTGGTTTTGTAGAAACCTACAGGATATATCAATGATTGTATCTTTTTTTCAGAAAGCTTCAACATTTTTTCAGGGGTGTTATATTTCTTTAGCAATCTGATGGATGCTTTTTCTGTTACCTCATCTTTTGTTCTGAGGCTCAGAATGCAAGATATTAATGTTGTATATGGACTATGGATGATTCTGTTCCATTCCGTACGAGAAACAACAGGGTTGTCATACCTCTCTAGTCCATGTTTTAGTAACCTGAATATTTCATCGAAATGTATCTTTTGTCTCATGTAAATATAACACTTTTTTTGTTGAATAGTCTAAGGTTCTGTGATTAATATTTTATTTAAAAACTTAAGCACCAGGTTAAAAGAATTGAAAAAAAAATTAGATATAAAGGTAGAAAAAATTTTTTTATTGTTGTTTTTTCTTTCTAATTAGTATCATTATTGCTATAACTGATATCAGTATGATTATCACTACCCCTGCTATTAGTATTTCAAACAATGGGAGTTCTTCTTCTGGCGGTTGAGTGTTTATAAGTGTTATATTAAATGAAACAGTTTCTCCTTGTAGGTATTTTTCTTCTACATCTGTACCAGAGTATGTTGATTTTGTTGTTAGTTTAACTTTTATTGTCACGTTGTCAAAATCTCTAGTTGGTGTTGTGATAATTTTTACTTGCCTTGTCTTGTTGACTGGTATTGTTATGGTATCTGGGTCTATTGATATGTTCCAGTTCTCGGATATGTTTTCTATTTCTATTTTGATTATTGTTTCACCGTTTCCATTGTTTGTTATATTTATAGGTATACTTGTTTCGTTAGTTGATGTTATGTTTATTTCTTTTTCAACATCATATGCTATTTTGGATATGTAGGTTGGCATGAGGGATATATTTGTTTCATTAGATGATGCTTTTATTCCACCTAAACCTTTGAATTCTGCTTTTATTTTTACATCTTTTAGTTCAAATGCTGGTGCAGTTTTGTTGTTTATAACAATGGTTAGTTTAGCTTCTGCCTCTTTGAATTCGTTACTTATCCCTAGAGTTATATTATTTGGATCTAGTGTTGCTGTACACCAATCTGGGCATTCAACAACAGATAAATTAATGAGTGCATTAGATGGTATTTTTGTTAAAAATTTAAGAGCATATTTAGGACCAAATAAAAGCAGTCTACCTATTCGCCTATTGAAAAAGAACCATTTCGCGAATTTACCTATGTTTAATTTAAATTTTACGGTTACATCAATTGTTTTTTTCTCTAATGGAGCAAGTGGTGCATCTATTTTTGGTGTCGCATCTATGCTTATCTCAGATGTAACTAGCGATATCGATGATTTTGTGGATTCGTTTTTAGTTTCTATTGCTAACGCAGATGTAGAAGATAAACTAGCAGCTAATAGGGTACATAATATTAGTGAGATTATGATCTTTTTATTCATATTATTACACCACTTTTTTATTACATATTATTAGTTTAGATAA
Proteins encoded:
- a CDS encoding UbiA family prenyltransferase; its protein translation is MGSLIDYAKLVRPYGLLFLGLTPFFGAVCNGENSSTRLFLLVLTGFLIHVFTFVQNDYFDLEVDKKSAYVSDRPLVTGKIKKETALYIVIFSFILSIIINTLFMFTLISFIMLLVSFFLITLYNMYSKRVACMEYILAIGVFTTGLFGAYSASNEVSGLAIIISLVNMMQWVFSVGVFANLKDVKYDTKIGVMTIPTLFGVKVIDDEFSIPFLFVGYAFFIKTLHILVAFLPFLLMYTEIFVFDMPIPFLVFIFLSTVILYLLAKIFSTPLSQRDRMLVYEGLQEGLSLLLIPMVLMSYLFKNIGIAQTLLIITVIIIWPLSSLRIVFGKKLIPLE
- the nth gene encoding endonuclease III, coding for MRQKIHFDEIFRLLKHGLERYDNPVVSRTEWNRIIHSPYTTLISCILSLRTKDEVTEKASIRLLKKYNTPEKMLKLSEKKIQSLIYPVGFYKTKAKRIRGISKTLIEKCNGKVPDDFYELLKLKGVGRKTASIVMVYGHKKQGYLPIDTHCHRIPNRLGWIKTKTPEETELKLRQILPSEYWDDFNHLFVTFGQTICVPVSPFCSRCPIKNYCKRVSVTNSR